GATCTGCCGGCAGCTTCGGCTGCGCGACCTGGGCGGGATCGTCGTCAACGACCTCATCGATATGCGGATGGCGGGCAACCGGAAAAAGGTTGAGTCGCGCATGCGCGACAACCTCAAGAAGGACCGCGCCCGCTCTCGCATCGGCCCGATCAGCGGGTTCGGCCTGCTCGAGATGACACGCCAGCGCATGCGGGCGTCGTTGCGAAAATCCCTGCACACCGAGTGCTCGCACTGCTCCGGGCTGGGCTACACCATGAGCTCCGAGTCGGTCGTGCTCACCGTCATGCGCCGGCTCGCGCTGGTCGTGCAGCGGCAGGACGTCGCACGCGTCGAGCTCACGATCAGCCCCGACGTCGCGTTCCAGCTGCTCAACCGCAAACGCATGGAGCTCACCAAGCTCGAAGAAAAACACGGCAAGCCGATCCTCGTCCGCGTCGGCGGCCGCACGATCGACTTCATCACCATCGCCGCCTACGACGCACGCAACACCGTGCTCAACACCGACCCCGCGACCAACATCAAGCACCTGCGTAAGGCGACAGGCCACACCTTCCGCGATGTCGACGACCCGGACCTGCCAGAGACCACGGCCCCGGCGATCGTCGAGGACGACCCGATGCTGGAGCAGCCCGAAGACGAAGCCGGCGACGGGCTGGTCGATGTCCGCGCCGAGGTCGAGGCCGAGAACCGCGAGCGATCCGCCGGCGGCGACAACGACGAGTCGGGCGACGAAGGCGGCAAGAAAAAACGCCGACGACGCCGACGCGGCGGACGCAAGCGTAAGAAGGCGGGCGAGGCAGAAGGCGAAGCCGACAACGCGGCGGCGCAGACCGGGGGCGATTCAACCGACGATGCAATCGCAGACGAAAAGCCGGCGGACGAAGCCAAGGCCCAACCCGCCCAAGCCGATACCGACGGCGATTCGGATGCTGCGGCCGATGGCGAAGGCGAAGGCGGCACGAAGAAACGCCGGCGACGCCGACGCGGCGGGCGCAAGCGCAAGAAGTCGGGTGAAGGCGAAGGCGCCGACGCCGACGCCGACGCCGACGCCGAAGCAGGCGACGCGTCCGAGCAGGCCTCGGCCGGAGAGCCCGACGCCGACACATTCAACGACGCGGTCGCGGACGATGAATCGCCCAAGTCCGAATCCAGCGACGAGGATGCGCCCAAGACGACCAAGAAGAAGACCAAGCGTTCACGCCGAAGATCCAAGTCGACCAAGGCGAAGGAAAGCGGCGCAAAAGACCCGGCCGCCGACCAACCCAAACCTGAACCCGCCGCTACGAAATCCGCGAAGCCGGACGCCAACGGCGACGCGTCGGCCGCGGCGACCAAGCCCTCGAAGAAAAAGCGTGTGCGGAAGCGCAACGCCCCGCCGCCCCCCGGCGAAGCCCCCTCGGGCGGGTACAGCAACAAGCTGGCCGGCGTCGGTCGTGACCGCGACTAGGAGTAACGGCGCGTGGCGACCCCCACCCACAACCCGTCCGCCTCAAGCGAAGACGACGCACCGCGTGTGCGCCGGCTGATCGTGCTCGGCTCGACCGGCTCGATCGGCGGCAACACGCTCGACGTCGCCGAGCACTTGGCAACGCACACCGGTCTGGACCTCCAAGTCGTCGGCCTCGCCGCGATGCGCAGCACCGAGACGCTCATCGAGCAGGCCAAGCGGTTCGATGTCCAGCACCTCGCGGTGGCCGATCGCGACGCGGCGCAGCAGGTGCAAACCGCGCTGCCAGACGCCACCATCTACACCGGCGACGACGCGGCCGAGCGGCTTGTCCGCGCGATCGATTGCACCGACGTCGCCGCCGCGATCGTCGGCTCGGCGGGCCTGGGCGCAACGCTCGCCGCGGCGGAGCTTGGCCGAACGATCCATCTGTCGAACAAGGAAACCCTCGTCGCCGCCGGCGCATTGGTGATGCCGATCATCGAGCGATCCGGCAGCGCGCTCTTGCCCGTCGATTCCGAACACTCCGCAATCTTCCAGTGCCTGCACGGGCGCGACGCATCGGATGTCCAGCGCGTCGTCCTCACCGCGTCGGGCGGCCCGTTCCGCGACGCCGACCCCGCGACGATCTACGACGCCACCCCCGAGCAGGCGCTCGCGCACCCGACCTGGGACATGGGGCCCAAGGTCACGATCGACTCGGCCACCATGATGAACAAGGCCCTCGAGATCATCGAGGCCCATCACTTGTTCAAGCTCCCGCCCGAACGGATCGAGGCGATCATCCATCCGCAATCCATTGTCCACAGCTTCGTCGAGATGCGCGACGGCTCGGTGCTCGCGCAGCTCGGGCCGCCCGATATGCGCAGCCCGATCCATGCCGCGATGACCTGGCCCGAGCGCACCCCCGGCCTCGCGACGCCGATGGACTGGGCGTCGCTTTCGCAGCTCGACTTCGAGCCCGTTGATGCAGCGCGCTTCCCGGCCTTGCAACTCGCTTACCGCGCGATCCGCGCGGGCGGCACCGCGGGGGCCGTGATGAATGCCGCGAACGAGCAAGCGGTATCGGCCTTCCTCGACGGACGCATCCCGTTTGGCCGGATTGTCGAACTCGTCGCCTCGGCGATGGATACTATTGCCGCAGGCCCGGCCGAGACGCTCGCGGGCATCCTCGACGCCGACGCCCAGGCCCGGCGGTATGTGGAAGATGCGTTGTCCCACAGCCCCGCCACGACTGATTGAACCCGACCGGCCGCGGGCCAACCCGCCGTCGAAACCCCTACGAAAACACAGGCAGCACGTGAAAGAAATCCTCCTCATCATCCTCGGCTTCGGCTTCCTGATCTTCGTCCACGAGCTGGGCCACTTCCTCGTCGCCAAGTGGGTCGGCATCCGCTGCCCGCAGTTCGCGATCGGGTTTGGACACGCGATCTGCTCGTTCCGCAAGGGCGTCGGCTTCCGCATCGGGGGCACGGAGAAGGAGTTCCAAACCCGCGCGATCAAGCAACTCCACGCCGACGGCGTCAAGCCGTTGGGCGTCAAGGAAGAAAAAGACAAGGACCGAGACGCCGAGGATGTCGGGCTGGGCGACCTCGATCTGGGCCCGGAGCTCGAAGACGACAGCGACCGCTACTACACCGCCGAGCAGATCTACGAAGCCAGCGACAAGATGGGGCTCAGCGAGACCGAGTACCGGCTCAACTACCTCCCGCTGGGCGGCTACGTCAAGATGCTGGGCCAAGAAGACATCGACCCCAACGCGAAGTCGAACGACCCGCGGGCCTACAACAACAAACCGATCTGGGCGCGGGCGTGTGTGATCTCGGCCGGCGTCGTGATGAACATCATCTTCGGCGCGCTCTTCCTGACCGCCGCGTTCATGATGGGCAAGCAGTCCCCCTCCGCCACGGTCGGCTTCGTCGCGCCGGGCATGCCCGCATCGACCTCATTCGCCCAGGGCCACGAAGGCGACCTCCGCTACCTCGGCATGCAGAACGGCGACCGCATCGTCGGTGTCAACGGGAAGAAGCCCGAAGAGTTCACCGATGTCGTCATCGCCACCGCGCTGGGCAGCCGGAACCGCGCCGTCGAGCTTCAAGTCGAGCGCCGCGGCGAGGAAGACCCCCTCACCTTCGTCCTCACCCCCGAACGCGAACGAAACGGCGAACGCCTGCTCTCGGTCGGCTTCATGCCCGGCCTGTCGCCCGAGATCCTCTACGAACTCGAAGGCGAAGGCGAAACCATCGATTGGCTCAACGGCCGCATGGAGGCGCATCCCGCATCGACACGCACGAGCGACCAGGCCATCCGCATCTCCCGCGCCGGCGAAATCGAAGTCGAAGACTACAGCGATATCCTTGCCGCCTTCGCCGTCTCCGACGGCCACCCCGTTGCCGTGACACTCCACGACCCGGCCGACGGCGGCGAAACATTCGAGACGAGCATCGAGGCGCTGCCCACCTTCGTCCGCTACCCCGAAGGCCCGGCCAACCTGCTCGGGCTCGTGCCCGTAGGTGAGGTCGTCGCCGTCTCGGACGACATGCCCGTGAAGGAGGCCGGGCTCGAAGTCGGCGACATCCTCGTGCAACTGGGCGACCTGGAGTGGCCCTCGACCACGCTGCAGATCGCGGAGCTGCTACACGCCAACGACCGCGAACCGCTCGCGCTTGTCGTCGAGCGCGACGGCAAGGTCGTGGACCTGGGCGAAGTCACACCGACGCGTAAAAACATGCTGGGGCTCGCGATCCAGCCGGTCTATGACGGCACCGCCGTCGCGGCGATCGTCGAGGGCTCCCCCGCCGCTGCCGCGATGAACCAGCCCGACCGATTCATCCCCGGCACGCGCATTACGCAGGTCAACGGCCAGGCGGTCGAGACCTGGGCCGACATCCAGCGCACGCTCATCGCGCTGACTCGGCTAGACGAAGCACCGACGCAGATCTCACTGACCTACGTGATCCCGATGGACGGCACGCAGGCCGAGCGCGTCGACCTCGCCCTCACCGAACAACACGTCAAAGACCTCCGCGCCGCGAGTTGGGAGCCCGCCTACAAGAGCATCCAGCCCACCAGCGACCTCATCACACGCAAGGCCGACGGGATCGGCGAAGCGCTAGTCATGGGCGCGGACAGCACACGCGACTTCATCGTCCAGACCTACATCACCCTGCTCCGCCTGATCCAGGGGGATGTGAAGCTCTACAACCTCCGCGGCCCCGTCGGCATCGTCCACGTCGGCACGACCGTCGCCAAACAGGGGATGCCGTACTTCCTGTTCTTCCTCGGGCTCATCAGCGTCAACCTCGCGGTTATCAACTTCCTGCCGATCCCGATCGTCGACGGCGGCCACATGGTCTTCCTCGCGATCGAGAAGATCACCGGGGCGCCGCCCAGCCCGAAGGTGATGAACGTCGCGCTGTACATGGGCCTCGCCGTGATCGGCTTCGTCTTCGTGATGACGCTGTTCTACGACGTGACCCGGCTGGTGACAGGCGGCTAAGGGTCCATCTGCGAGAGCTACCCCGGGGTTGGGAGTCGCGATGATGCATTTCGCGGATGCGGCGGCCTAGGGGCCGCGCGGTTTGGGTATACTTTGCGGCTCGCTCGCGCCCGGGTTGGTTGTCGCTCACGACACGCTCCAAGGTGCGTTACCCGACCCGGCCGACCGGGGCCACCCCATTGAGCTAGACCCACGATGAGACTCGCGCTTACGATCGCCGCCGTCGTCCTCGGCCTCACGGTCGTGCTTGCCGTGACGTTCTACGAGCCCAAAGCGCCCGACACGGGCACGGACGCCGAGCAAGAAGCCCGACAAGCCGATGCCGACGAAGGCGAACAGGCCGATGAAGGTGTTGAGGCGGACCCCGGTCGCGTCGCGGATGCAGGCGACAGCGACACAGGCACCGACGAATCCGACGCCGAGCCAGACAACGCTGCCGATTCGCCCGCAGAGACCGACCCCCCCGACGACGACGCGACGGCCGACGCAGCCGATGCGAACGCTGAGGACGCGGATGCCGAAGCGCCCGAAGCCGCGCCGGCCGCCACGCTGCACGCACGCTTCGTCGAAGAAGACGGCACCGCGATCACGCCCATCGAGATCGGCAGCATCGAAGACGGCTCGGCCTACAAGCTCCGCGCAACGATCTCCCCCTACCGCGCGGGCGTCCTCGAGGTCCGCCTGGCCGACTACTTCGAACTGGTCGACCAGGTCGAGCACCACACGCTCCTCAAGCCGATCGCCGAAGCCGACGACGACAACCACCGCCCGGCCATCGGCTCGTACGCCGCGCGCTACATCATCATCGACGGCGGGGACCCGATCGCCCTGTTCCGACAGGACGCGCAGGGCCACTGGATCGGCGGCTGGGAAGTCATCGACCACAACGCGAGCAGCGTCACGCTCAGGCTCGTCATCGAGTCGCACCTCGGCGAAGTGCGTACCCCGATCGCCGAGGTCACCCGCATCTACCGCCTGGCGGAGGACGCATACACGCTGCAACTCGAACAGTCGGTGAAGAACCTGACCGACGACCCGATGCGGGTGCAGTGGGAGCAGTACGCCCAGGGCGACGTGACCTGGGACTCCGGTGACTACCTTCGTGGGCGCAGCCGGCAGTACGTGCTGGGCTACTTCAACCTCAAGCACGACCCGGGCCGGTTCAGCATCAGCAGCCGCTACCTCCCGCGCGATTCCCTGGTCAACGAGATGACCAGCGACAAGAATCCCTGGCCATCGGTCTGGCCCAACCCCGACGTCGACCTCGACCCCGCGAAGGCAGAACTCGCCTGGCTCGCCTCGGTCAACCGCTACTTCACCGTCGTCACCTCGTCGCACGTTGACCCCAACGCGACCGACTCGTCGGGCGTCGTCGGCCTCGAAGCCATCTACCCCGAGATCGGCACGATCCTCAGCCCCAGCGCCGCCAGCGATCCCGACGCCAAAGCCAACGACCGCGCCGTCATGTTCACCCTCCGCAGCCAGACCCTCACCGTCGGGGCGGGCAAGTCCACGGACCCCGCCGACCTTGGGCTGGATATCTTTACCGGCCCGCGCAAGAAGCAGGTCTTCAGCGAAGGCGCCTACGCGCCGATGCGTCTGGGCCAACTCGTGCGCTACTCGCTGGGCGGCATGTGCGGATTCTGCACGTTCCAGTGGCTCGCCGACGGACTCATGGGCCTGCTCCAGCTGTTCCACACCGTCCTGTTCGACTGGGGCGTCGCGATCATCCTGCTCGTGCTGATCGTCCGGCTGTGCCTGCACCCGATCACCAAGCGCGGCCAGACGAGCATGATGAAGATGGGCAAGCAGATGGCCGCCATCCAGCCCGAGGTCGCCAAGCTCAAGAAAAAGTACGCCGACAACCCGCAGAAGATGCAGCAAGAGCAGATGAAGCTGTTCCGTGAGAAGGGCATCAACCCCGCGGCCGGCGCGATGGGCTGCCTGCCGATGCTCTTGCAGATGCCGATCTGGATCGCGCTCTACGCCATGCTCTACTACGCGATCGAGCTGCGCCACGAGCCCGCGTTTTACGGCTTCTTCCAGCTCTTCGGCGACTGGCAGTTCCTCGCCGACCTCTCACGCTCCGACCACTTCATCACCTTCTTCAAAGAACCCAAGACGTTCAGCTTGCTGTTCATTACGTTCGACTACTCGGGTATCAACATCCTCCCGCTGCTCATGGCCGTGACCTTCTACATCAATATGAAGTTCACGACCCCGCCGCCCGCGAATGAGCAGCAGGCCCAGCAGCAGAAGATCATGCGGATCATGCCGTTCCTGTTCCCGATCATGCTCTACTCCGCGCCGTCGGGGCTCACGCTCTACATCTGCGCCTCGACTGCGGCGGGCATCATCGACAGCTACATCGTGCGTAAGCATGTCAAAGAGCTCGAAGAGTCCGGCAAGCTCTTCGAGAAGAAGGAACGCAAGCCCGGTGGGCTGATGCACCGGATCCAGATGGCGGCCGAGAAGGCGCAGCAGGCCCAACAGGAACGCGACAAGCCGGGCGGCGGCGGCGACAAGAACCGCGGGCCGCAGAACTTCAAGAAACGCAAGCGGTAGGCATGACGGGTGTCACCCCACCCACCATCGTCGCGGCCGCCACCCCGCCGGGGCGTTCGCCGCGCGGGCTGGTCCGGATCAGCGGTGCCGCGACCGCTCAGGTCTTGGCCTCCCTCGTGCAACACGTGCCCGGCACGCTGCGCACGCTCACGCCCGTCCGCCTGCAGCAGCCCGCCCTGCCCGCTTTGCTCCTGCGTTTCGCCGCGCCCTTCAGCTACACCGGCGAAGACGCGGCCGAGCTTCAGGTCCCCGGCAACGCCGCGCTGCTCGACCGCCTGCTCCACCGCGCGATGGACGCGAGTGGTGGCGTCCGTCTCGCCGAACCCGGCGAATTCACCTTCCGCGCCTACACCGCCGGCAAGCTCGACCTCACCCAGGCCGAGGGCATCGCCGCAACGATCCACGCGACCAGCGACAGCCAACTCCGCGCCGCGACACTCCTCCGCGAAGGCAAGCTCGGCCGCGCGGCGGGCACACTCGTCGACACGCTGGGCAACCTCCTCGCGCTCGTCGAGGCCGGCATCGACTTCACCGACCAGGAAGACGTCGTCCCGATCGCGCACAGCGTGCTCGATGCGAACCTCGCCAAACTCCACACCGAGCTCCGACACATCCTCGATCACAGCCGGCCCTGGGGCGCGATCGAGTCGCTCCCCCGCGTCGTGCTCGTCGGCAAGCCCAGCGCGGGCAAGTCGACCCTCTTCAACGCCCTGCTCGGCAAAGAACGCGCTGTCATCGACGCCCTGCCCGGCACGACCCGAGACGTCCTCGAAGAACCGCTCACGCTCGCCGACGCCGACGGCCGCCCCGCCGAGGTTATGCTCGTCGACCTCGCCGGGCTCGACGACCCCGCCTCCACCCTCGACCAGCGTGTCCAGCAAGCCGCGCAAGATGCGCTGCGGCGGGCCGACCTCATACTCGCCGTGCAAGACCACGCGGCCGATCCCGCGCAGCCCCCGCCCGACACACACGCGCCGATCCTCCATGTCGTGACGAAGATCGACCGCCCC
The sequence above is a segment of the Phycisphaeraceae bacterium D3-23 genome. Coding sequences within it:
- a CDS encoding Rne/Rng family ribonuclease; the encoded protein is MLINFVPGEECRIAIVEDGKLEEYYQERASAESHVSNIYKGRVTNTEPAIQAAFVDFGLERNGFLHISDLHPKYFPGKDREAFEKVGKKTARRDRPPIQKCLKRGDEVLVQVLKEGIGTKGPTLTSYLSIPGRFLVMMPDMQKLGVSRKVDDDEARRATRDILQTLDPPKEFGFIVRTAGIGQTKTDLKRDLSYLQRLWKNIEQKRKKSKRTGELYAESDLVIRTIRDVFTSDIDRIVVDDLTAARRARDFLRVASPRTKTTVQYYDDPVPLFHRTGVEPQIDLINAREVPLPSGGALVIDQTEALVAIDVNSGKSRSARDAETNAFKTNMEAVDEICRQLRLRDLGGIVVNDLIDMRMAGNRKKVESRMRDNLKKDRARSRIGPISGFGLLEMTRQRMRASLRKSLHTECSHCSGLGYTMSSESVVLTVMRRLALVVQRQDVARVELTISPDVAFQLLNRKRMELTKLEEKHGKPILVRVGGRTIDFITIAAYDARNTVLNTDPATNIKHLRKATGHTFRDVDDPDLPETTAPAIVEDDPMLEQPEDEAGDGLVDVRAEVEAENRERSAGGDNDESGDEGGKKKRRRRRRGGRKRKKAGEAEGEADNAAAQTGGDSTDDAIADEKPADEAKAQPAQADTDGDSDAAADGEGEGGTKKRRRRRRGGRKRKKSGEGEGADADADADAEAGDASEQASAGEPDADTFNDAVADDESPKSESSDEDAPKTTKKKTKRSRRRSKSTKAKESGAKDPAADQPKPEPAATKSAKPDANGDASAAATKPSKKKRVRKRNAPPPPGEAPSGGYSNKLAGVGRDRD
- the dxr gene encoding 1-deoxy-D-xylulose-5-phosphate reductoisomerase, with amino-acid sequence MATPTHNPSASSEDDAPRVRRLIVLGSTGSIGGNTLDVAEHLATHTGLDLQVVGLAAMRSTETLIEQAKRFDVQHLAVADRDAAQQVQTALPDATIYTGDDAAERLVRAIDCTDVAAAIVGSAGLGATLAAAELGRTIHLSNKETLVAAGALVMPIIERSGSALLPVDSEHSAIFQCLHGRDASDVQRVVLTASGGPFRDADPATIYDATPEQALAHPTWDMGPKVTIDSATMMNKALEIIEAHHLFKLPPERIEAIIHPQSIVHSFVEMRDGSVLAQLGPPDMRSPIHAAMTWPERTPGLATPMDWASLSQLDFEPVDAARFPALQLAYRAIRAGGTAGAVMNAANEQAVSAFLDGRIPFGRIVELVASAMDTIAAGPAETLAGILDADAQARRYVEDALSHSPATTD
- a CDS encoding site-2 protease family protein; this encodes MKEILLIILGFGFLIFVHELGHFLVAKWVGIRCPQFAIGFGHAICSFRKGVGFRIGGTEKEFQTRAIKQLHADGVKPLGVKEEKDKDRDAEDVGLGDLDLGPELEDDSDRYYTAEQIYEASDKMGLSETEYRLNYLPLGGYVKMLGQEDIDPNAKSNDPRAYNNKPIWARACVISAGVVMNIIFGALFLTAAFMMGKQSPSATVGFVAPGMPASTSFAQGHEGDLRYLGMQNGDRIVGVNGKKPEEFTDVVIATALGSRNRAVELQVERRGEEDPLTFVLTPERERNGERLLSVGFMPGLSPEILYELEGEGETIDWLNGRMEAHPASTRTSDQAIRISRAGEIEVEDYSDILAAFAVSDGHPVAVTLHDPADGGETFETSIEALPTFVRYPEGPANLLGLVPVGEVVAVSDDMPVKEAGLEVGDILVQLGDLEWPSTTLQIAELLHANDREPLALVVERDGKVVDLGEVTPTRKNMLGLAIQPVYDGTAVAAIVEGSPAAAAMNQPDRFIPGTRITQVNGQAVETWADIQRTLIALTRLDEAPTQISLTYVIPMDGTQAERVDLALTEQHVKDLRAASWEPAYKSIQPTSDLITRKADGIGEALVMGADSTRDFIVQTYITLLRLIQGDVKLYNLRGPVGIVHVGTTVAKQGMPYFLFFLGLISVNLAVINFLPIPIVDGGHMVFLAIEKITGAPPSPKVMNVALYMGLAVIGFVFVMTLFYDVTRLVTGG
- the yidC gene encoding membrane protein insertase YidC; translated protein: MRLALTIAAVVLGLTVVLAVTFYEPKAPDTGTDAEQEARQADADEGEQADEGVEADPGRVADAGDSDTGTDESDAEPDNAADSPAETDPPDDDATADAADANAEDADAEAPEAAPAATLHARFVEEDGTAITPIEIGSIEDGSAYKLRATISPYRAGVLEVRLADYFELVDQVEHHTLLKPIAEADDDNHRPAIGSYAARYIIIDGGDPIALFRQDAQGHWIGGWEVIDHNASSVTLRLVIESHLGEVRTPIAEVTRIYRLAEDAYTLQLEQSVKNLTDDPMRVQWEQYAQGDVTWDSGDYLRGRSRQYVLGYFNLKHDPGRFSISSRYLPRDSLVNEMTSDKNPWPSVWPNPDVDLDPAKAELAWLASVNRYFTVVTSSHVDPNATDSSGVVGLEAIYPEIGTILSPSAASDPDAKANDRAVMFTLRSQTLTVGAGKSTDPADLGLDIFTGPRKKQVFSEGAYAPMRLGQLVRYSLGGMCGFCTFQWLADGLMGLLQLFHTVLFDWGVAIILLVLIVRLCLHPITKRGQTSMMKMGKQMAAIQPEVAKLKKKYADNPQKMQQEQMKLFREKGINPAAGAMGCLPMLLQMPIWIALYAMLYYAIELRHEPAFYGFFQLFGDWQFLADLSRSDHFITFFKEPKTFSLLFITFDYSGINILPLLMAVTFYINMKFTTPPPANEQQAQQQKIMRIMPFLFPIMLYSAPSGLTLYICASTAAGIIDSYIVRKHVKELEESGKLFEKKERKPGGLMHRIQMAAEKAQQAQQERDKPGGGGDKNRGPQNFKKRKR
- a CDS encoding 50S ribosome-binding GTPase, which codes for MTGVTPPTIVAAATPPGRSPRGLVRISGAATAQVLASLVQHVPGTLRTLTPVRLQQPALPALLLRFAAPFSYTGEDAAELQVPGNAALLDRLLHRAMDASGGVRLAEPGEFTFRAYTAGKLDLTQAEGIAATIHATSDSQLRAATLLREGKLGRAAGTLVDTLGNLLALVEAGIDFTDQEDVVPIAHSVLDANLAKLHTELRHILDHSRPWGAIESLPRVVLVGKPSAGKSTLFNALLGKERAVIDALPGTTRDVLEEPLTLADADGRPAEVMLVDLAGLDDPASTLDQRVQQAAQDALRRADLILAVQDHAADPAQPPPDTHAPILHVVTKIDRPPRSACSSPPDACRVSALTGEGLDALRRQIVRRLSVLPVSVQGDMLALQPRHENELRAATEQIEAARAMLAAQPNLQTLPSIELLADAMRAALDRLAALGGRLTPDEVIGRVFATFCVGK